In Populus alba chromosome 4, ASM523922v2, whole genome shotgun sequence, the genomic window ACATCCACTTCAGTCTCAACTTCAATGGCTCCTTTTCCCTCCCATCCCATCCCCTTACTCTTCCTCCTCTTTTCCTTCCTccctctcctctccctctccgCCGTTGATCAACCCTACAAAACCTACATCGTACGCATTGACTCTCAATCTAAGCCCTCCATTTTCCCGACACACTACCACTGGTACACCACTGAATTCACTGACGCCCCTAAAATACTCCACACTTACGACACCGTTTTCCATGGCTTTTCCGCCACACTCACACCAGACCACGCCGCCACTCTTAGCCAACACCCATCAGTTCTTGCTGTGTTTGAAGACCAACGGCAACAACTCCACACCACCCGGTCCCCTCAGTTTCTTGGACTCAGAAACCAACGTGGTCTCTGGTCGGATTCTGATTATGGTTCTGATGTTATCATTGGCGTTCTCGATACCGGGATCTGGCCAGAACGACGGAGCTTCTCTGACGTCAATCTTGGAGCGATTCCTGCTCGGTGGAAAGGAATTTGTGAAGTCGGTGAAAGATTTTCAGCTAGAAACTGCAACAAGAAGTTGATTGGTGCCCGGTTTTTTATCAAAGGACATGAGGCAGCAAGTGGGAGCACGGGACCGATTACTCCTATAAATGAAACTGTGGAGTTTAAGTCTCCGCGAGATGCCGATGGTCATGGGACTCACACGGCATCAACTGCCGCAGGAAGGCACGTGTTTGGTGCTAGCATGGAAGGGTACGCGGCAGGGATTGCTAAAGGGGTAGCGCCGAAAGCACGTTTGGCCGTTTATAAAGTTTGTTGGAAGAATGCAGGGTGTTTTGATTCTGATATTTTAGCTGCTTTTGATGCTGCGGTTAAAGATGGAGTTGATGTCATTTCGATTTCCATTGGTGGTGGTGATGGGATTTCGGCACCTTATTATCTTGATCCGATTGCCATCGGTGCTTATGGTGCGGCTTCTAGAGGGGTTTTTGTCTCGTCTTCGGCTGGGAATGACGGGCCTAATTTAATGTCAGTGACGAATCTTGCTCCGTGGATTGTTACTGTTGGTGCTGGAACAATTGACAGGAATTTCCCCGCAGAAGTTGTTCTTGGTAATGGGAAGAGATTATCTGGTGTTTCGTTATATGCTGGTTTGCCATTGAGTGGTAAAATGTATCCTCTGGTTTATCCGGGGAAATCAGGGGTTTTGTCTGCGTCACTGTGTATGGAAAATTCATTAGATCCTAATATGGTGAAGGGAAAAATTGTTGTTTGCGATCGCGGAAGTAGCGCAAGAGTGGCAAAAGGGTTGGTTGTTAAGAAAGCTGGGGGTGTTGGTATGATTCTTGCTAATGGAATTTCTAATGGTGAAGGTTTAGTTGGCGATGCTCATTTAATTCCTACTTGTGCTCTTGGTTCTGATGAGGGTGATACAGTTAAGGCTTATGTTTCAGCCACTTCGAATCCGGCTGCTACTATTGCTTTCAAGGGTACTGTGATCGGAATCAAACCAGCTCCTGTCGTGGCTTCGTTTTCGGGTAGGGGGCCAAATGGATTGACTCCGGAGATTCTGAAGCCGGACTTGATTGCTCCTGGGGTGAACATTCTTGCTGCTTGGACGGATGCTGTTGGTCCAACTGGATTGGATTCAGATACTCGAAAAACTGAA contains:
- the LOC118040465 gene encoding subtilisin-like protease SBT1.6 — its product is MAPFPSHPIPLLFLLFSFLPLLSLSAVDQPYKTYIVRIDSQSKPSIFPTHYHWYTTEFTDAPKILHTYDTVFHGFSATLTPDHAATLSQHPSVLAVFEDQRQQLHTTRSPQFLGLRNQRGLWSDSDYGSDVIIGVLDTGIWPERRSFSDVNLGAIPARWKGICEVGERFSARNCNKKLIGARFFIKGHEAASGSTGPITPINETVEFKSPRDADGHGTHTASTAAGRHVFGASMEGYAAGIAKGVAPKARLAVYKVCWKNAGCFDSDILAAFDAAVKDGVDVISISIGGGDGISAPYYLDPIAIGAYGAASRGVFVSSSAGNDGPNLMSVTNLAPWIVTVGAGTIDRNFPAEVVLGNGKRLSGVSLYAGLPLSGKMYPLVYPGKSGVLSASLCMENSLDPNMVKGKIVVCDRGSSARVAKGLVVKKAGGVGMILANGISNGEGLVGDAHLIPTCALGSDEGDTVKAYVSATSNPAATIAFKGTVIGIKPAPVVASFSGRGPNGLTPEILKPDLIAPGVNILAAWTDAVGPTGLDSDTRKTEFNILSGTSMACPHVSGAAALLKSAHPDWSPAAIRSAMMTTANTFNNLNQSMTDEATGNVSSSYDLGAGHLNLDRAMDPGLVYDITNNDYVNFLCGIGYGPREIQVITRSPVSCLEKKPLPENLNYPSIAALLPSSAKGATSKAFIRTVTNVGQPDAVYRFTIQAPKGVTVTVKPPKLVFTEAVKKQSFIVTITANTRNLMPDDSGAVFGSLSWSDGKHVVRSPILVTQIDPL